GAAGAAGTTCCGGATAATATCCCAAAGGCGTTAATTCAGGAAATTGCCAAAAGTATAGGGAAATCGGAAGGTGACACTTGGAAGGCTATTGGACAAGACAATATTGCTACTTTCTCCAAACTTTATCCGGCTTTTTTCCGTAACGAAAACTTATATGCGTTCTTAGCGGCAATGTATGATATTCATGTAGAAGTTGTGAAAAGATTGCCAGGAGCAAAACCGCCGGAGCTATTGATGAAAATAGTTTCCGAAGATGAAGCGGTGTTCACTTATCGTTCTAAGCGGGCAATGTTTGATTATTTTCAAGGAATGTTATCAGGAGCGGCTACTTTTTATAAAGAAAAAATTGACATTACGGTTATTGAAAAGACTACTGACTATATGGCAATAAAAATTAAATTCCCACAAAATATTAGGAGAAAGAAAGTATTTTCTTTTAATAAAACCTTAAAGTTTGCTAAAGACTTGGCTACAAAAACTGCCATTAGTGCCACTGTTATGAGTTTAGTGCTTAATTTAATTCTGAGCAGTGGGGGAATTAATATTCCTTGGTGGTCAGCACTTCTAACTGGGGTAGTAGTCTTTATTAGTGCTAAACTTGTTAATCGTCCGTTAACTTGTATTGCTGAAGAAATTGACAGCTTAATGGAACATCGTTACTTTGATACATTAAGCATTGTTACTGGTGATGAAGTTGAAACTATTATTAACAAAATTAATGCTTATAAAAAAATTGTTAAAACTGAATTTACCGGTTTTAAAGGAACTGGCGATGAAATGAATCGTTATGGTGAAAACTTTAATGATTTAGCAGAAAAAATGCGAGATACTTCTAATGAAATTTCCGGTGTAGTCAACGATGTTGCTATGGCGGCAACAAGTCAAGCTCAAGAGACTACTGAGGCTGTAGGAATACTAAATGGAAATTTGAATACTTTAAAACAGGTTGTTAATGAACAGATTAATAATAATAAACAATTAGAAACAGCGGTGGAAGAGATTAATAGTGGATTCCGTGAAGTTCAAGCCACTAGTAATAACTTAAGTAATAGCATGAAGAAATTTGAAGATGTGAAAACATCAGCGGAAAACTTACAAACTCAAGCGACGAAAATCAACGAGATTACAGTGATGGTAGCTGATATTGCCAGACAAACTAATTTACTGGCTCTCAATGCAGCGATTGAAGCAGCTAGAGCCGGGGAACAAGGTCGCGGTTTTGCAGTTGTAGCGGAAGAAGTTAGAAAGTTAGCGGAAGAGTCGCATAATCATTCTGAGAGAATTTCAAGTGACTTAAAGGTGTTAATTAATATTATCAGTGATGTTGTGCATTCGGTAGAAGAAGAGTTTGCAGTTTTAGCCGAGGAAAGTATTCAGTTAACGAAGGTTGTTAGCAATAATAATAAGCATATTGAAAATGTGCATTATGTATCATCTAATATTGTTGAAATGATTAGTAAGTTGGAAAATGAGATGAATGGCATTCAACAAGTTTATGGTAAAATTGAATCGTTGGCCGCTATTTCCGAAGAAAATTCAGCAGCTAGTGAAGAGGTTAGTGCCGCTGTTGCAACCTATAATATTAAATTACAAGATATGATGGATAAAATTGGTGAGTTCAAAAAATTAACGCAAAACTTTACTGAAGACATTAATAAATATCGTACATAAGAAAAAGGGCTGTCTCGTTATGAGACAGCCCTTTTATAGCAATAATACCATAATAACTGAGGCAATGCCGGC
The nucleotide sequence above comes from Negativicutes bacterium. Encoded proteins:
- a CDS encoding heme NO-binding domain-containing protein → MKGTIVGAWISTSQKLWGEELTLNAMTKVGIATDKIFLPTEEVPDNIPKALIQEIAKSIGKSEGDTWKAIGQDNIATFSKLYPAFFRNENLYAFLAAMYDIHVEVVKRLPGAKPPELLMKIVSEDEAVFTYRSKRAMFDYFQGMLSGAATFYKEKIDITVIEKTTDYMAIKIKFPQNIRRKKVFSFNKTLKFAKDLATKTAISATVMSLVLNLILSSGGINIPWWSALLTGVVVFISAKLVNRPLTCIAEEIDSLMEHRYFDTLSIVTGDEVETIINKINAYKKIVKTEFTGFKGTGDEMNRYGENFNDLAEKMRDTSNEISGVVNDVAMAATSQAQETTEAVGILNGNLNTLKQVVNEQINNNKQLETAVEEINSGFREVQATSNNLSNSMKKFEDVKTSAENLQTQATKINEITVMVADIARQTNLLALNAAIEAARAGEQGRGFAVVAEEVRKLAEESHNHSERISSDLKVLINIISDVVHSVEEEFAVLAEESIQLTKVVSNNNKHIENVHYVSSNIVEMISKLENEMNGIQQVYGKIESLAAISEENSAASEEVSAAVATYNIKLQDMMDKIGEFKKLTQNFTEDINKYRT